One stretch of Oceanibaculum indicum P24 DNA includes these proteins:
- a CDS encoding tyrosine-type recombinase/integrase: MPKLTKRSVEALPIRETDYFAFDDAMPGFGVRVLPSGKKSYLVQYRAGGRTRRVALGMHGTVTVEQARQHGRDLLGRVARGENPAEEIAKHHAEPTIANLGERFYTEHVVKRCKPRTQNEYRRALDIFIKPALGSFKIGDVTRADISKLHASRSDIPYQANRTLGVLSKMFNLAEEWGLRPDGSNPCRHVKKYPERRKERYLTSEELARLKAVLAECEADGSESPHVSAAFWLLLTTGRRLGEIQTLKWSYIVGGYMVSGVLAP, from the coding sequence ATGCCGAAACTGACCAAGCGCAGCGTCGAGGCGCTGCCGATCCGGGAGACGGATTATTTCGCCTTCGACGACGCCATGCCGGGGTTCGGCGTGCGCGTGCTGCCCTCGGGCAAGAAATCCTATCTGGTGCAGTACCGGGCCGGCGGGCGGACCCGGCGCGTTGCCCTCGGCATGCATGGCACGGTGACGGTGGAACAGGCGCGGCAGCATGGCCGCGATCTGCTGGGGCGCGTGGCGCGGGGCGAGAACCCGGCGGAAGAGATCGCCAAACATCATGCGGAGCCGACCATCGCCAATCTGGGGGAGCGGTTCTATACCGAGCATGTGGTGAAGCGGTGCAAACCGAGAACGCAGAATGAGTATCGCCGGGCGCTGGATATCTTCATCAAACCGGCGCTGGGCAGCTTCAAGATTGGCGACGTGACGCGGGCCGATATCTCCAAGCTGCATGCATCGCGGTCGGATATCCCCTATCAGGCGAACCGCACCCTGGGCGTGCTGTCCAAGATGTTCAACCTAGCCGAGGAATGGGGCTTGCGGCCGGACGGCTCCAACCCCTGCCGGCATGTGAAGAAGTACCCGGAGCGGCGGAAGGAACGCTATCTGACCTCGGAAGAGCTGGCGCGGCTGAAAGCGGTGCTGGCCGAATGCGAGGCGGACGGTTCGGAATCGCCGCATGTCTCTGCGGCCTTCTGGCTGCTGCTGACGACCGGCCGCCGCCTGGGGGAAATCCAGACGCTCAAATGGTCCTATATCGTCGGCGGCTATATGGTAAGCGGTGTTCTGGCCCC
- a CDS encoding class I SAM-dependent methyltransferase yields the protein MVEIDDRSDLQRFLRSWVGNPLRVGAIAPSGVSLAQLITSEISEESGPVLELGAGTGVFTRALLARGVDERNLTIIEYGSDFARLLDFRFPKARVLWMDASQLAKYKLFEPAMVGAVVSGLPLLSMPPRKVIAILSGAFMYLQNNGAFYQFTYGPRCPVSRTILDRLGLKAVRIGRTVRNLPPAAVYRITRRRSFEWRRDASDLPPQAPKPS from the coding sequence ATGGTTGAAATCGACGACAGATCCGATCTCCAGCGTTTTCTCAGATCATGGGTGGGCAACCCCTTGCGGGTTGGTGCGATCGCTCCGTCCGGCGTGTCGCTGGCGCAACTCATCACATCGGAAATTTCTGAGGAAAGCGGCCCCGTTCTGGAGCTGGGAGCGGGGACCGGCGTCTTTACGCGCGCCCTTCTCGCCCGCGGTGTCGATGAAAGGAACCTGACCATAATCGAGTACGGATCAGATTTCGCCCGGCTGCTCGATTTCCGGTTTCCGAAGGCGCGCGTTCTGTGGATGGATGCGTCTCAACTGGCCAAGTACAAGCTGTTCGAGCCAGCAATGGTGGGGGCGGTGGTTAGCGGCTTGCCCCTGCTGTCGATGCCTCCGCGCAAGGTCATCGCGATCCTTTCTGGTGCCTTCATGTATCTCCAGAATAACGGGGCGTTCTATCAGTTCACTTACGGGCCACGATGCCCGGTGTCGCGGACCATTCTCGACCGGCTGGGGCTAAAGGCGGTGCGCATCGGCAGAACGGTACGCAACCTCCCCCCTGCGGCCGTCTATCGCATCACGCGCCGCCGCTCGTTCGAGTGGCGACGAGATGCGTCTGATCTTCCACCGCAAGCCCCGAAGCCATCATGA
- a CDS encoding xanthine dehydrogenase family protein molybdopterin-binding subunit, translating to MSIEQLPDRARVDAFDKVRGTTKYAADFQRPGMLHAVLVPSLIAKGKVVRVDTAAALAVPGVLRVLTPEDFPEPNPDFEAPTAEDEEEEGGEGYAVPSTVVNMIAYRGQPIAVVIAETPDAAVEGAEKVTGEYEEEPFSVVMESPGAQREPIDEAVVAGNAEEAFGRASVIVEETYVSPTQHHNPLELLGAMAVFEDGRLTIYDTTQHTMGVKNAVAASLWIDPARIDVKSTSVGGGFGQKAHAYGYSVIAAHAALLTGRPVRIVIPRGHIFHIASYRPRSMHHIRLGADSNGQMIAAKYVAEHENSREGGLSPAEYHEGTPRLYDIANYHGGGIQVRLDRQDAGYMRCPFPHQACFAFESAVDELAYKLGMDPVALRLKNDGQTDPLSGKPYSSRFVTECITEGARRFGWSRRSHAPGSMTAPNGAQVGWGMALGNYPSPMSPAIATLRIGANGRTRITVSGHEMGQGIKTTIANTLLQGLDVDPNGLEIVIGDTSAAPQHQTGASCGTAGCVPATLKAVRRMQAALQELMGGRSVPGNIHRQLAMIRRPCLQIEVSEVAPGQGAEAIEYLRVSGDGAAGPEYPEFTSMSWIAHFVEVRVEPTTRRIRMPRCVSVVDCGRVISPRTARSQVHGGVVWAFSAALREATEIDPRYGGYLNCDLAEYLIAVNADIGEIEVGFVDKPDPMANSAGLKSLGEVVMAGASAAIANAIFHATGKRLRSMPFRIEDLL from the coding sequence ATGTCCATCGAACAACTGCCCGACCGCGCGCGCGTCGATGCCTTTGACAAGGTCCGCGGTACGACCAAGTACGCGGCGGATTTTCAACGCCCCGGCATGCTCCATGCCGTGCTTGTCCCTTCCCTCATTGCCAAGGGAAAGGTGGTGCGTGTCGATACCGCCGCGGCGTTGGCCGTACCCGGCGTGCTGCGCGTGCTCACCCCGGAGGATTTTCCGGAGCCCAATCCGGACTTCGAGGCCCCCACAGCCGAGGATGAGGAGGAAGAGGGCGGCGAGGGTTACGCCGTCCCGTCCACCGTCGTCAATATGATCGCCTATCGCGGACAGCCGATTGCGGTGGTCATTGCTGAGACGCCTGATGCGGCAGTTGAGGGGGCAGAGAAGGTCACGGGAGAATATGAGGAAGAGCCGTTTTCTGTCGTGATGGAAAGCCCAGGCGCCCAGCGGGAGCCCATCGACGAAGCGGTCGTCGCGGGCAATGCGGAAGAGGCCTTCGGCCGCGCGTCGGTGATCGTGGAAGAGACCTATGTCTCGCCCACGCAGCATCACAACCCGCTCGAACTGCTGGGGGCGATGGCAGTGTTCGAGGATGGCAGGCTGACCATCTACGACACGACGCAGCATACGATGGGCGTCAAGAACGCCGTCGCCGCCTCGTTATGGATCGACCCGGCCAGGATCGACGTGAAGAGCACCTCGGTTGGCGGCGGATTCGGTCAGAAGGCCCATGCCTACGGCTACTCGGTGATCGCAGCGCATGCTGCCCTCCTGACCGGCCGGCCGGTCAGGATCGTCATCCCGCGCGGCCATATCTTTCACATCGCATCCTATCGGCCGAGAAGCATGCATCACATTCGCCTTGGCGCCGATTCCAACGGCCAGATGATCGCGGCTAAGTACGTTGCCGAGCATGAGAATTCTCGCGAAGGCGGATTGTCGCCTGCCGAGTACCATGAGGGGACGCCAAGGCTGTATGACATTGCGAACTACCATGGTGGCGGCATCCAGGTTCGTCTGGACCGGCAGGATGCCGGTTACATGCGATGCCCGTTCCCGCACCAGGCATGTTTCGCCTTCGAAAGCGCGGTCGATGAGCTTGCCTACAAGCTTGGGATGGACCCCGTCGCCTTGCGACTGAAAAATGACGGACAAACCGACCCGCTATCCGGAAAGCCCTATTCCTCCCGGTTCGTCACCGAATGCATTACCGAGGGCGCGCGCCGCTTCGGCTGGTCACGGCGATCGCACGCACCCGGTTCGATGACGGCGCCGAACGGTGCGCAGGTCGGCTGGGGCATGGCGCTCGGCAACTATCCGTCCCCGATGTCGCCTGCCATTGCCACCCTGCGCATAGGCGCAAATGGCAGGACGCGCATCACCGTCTCCGGCCACGAAATGGGGCAGGGCATCAAGACGACGATTGCCAACACCCTGCTTCAAGGCCTCGACGTTGATCCCAACGGGCTGGAAATCGTCATCGGCGACACGAGCGCGGCACCGCAGCATCAGACCGGTGCCTCCTGTGGCACGGCCGGATGCGTGCCGGCGACCCTGAAGGCGGTAAGGCGCATGCAGGCAGCCCTGCAAGAACTCATGGGTGGCAGGTCCGTGCCGGGCAATATCCACCGCCAACTGGCGATGATCCGGCGGCCCTGCCTGCAGATCGAAGTCTCCGAGGTCGCGCCAGGACAGGGCGCGGAAGCCATTGAGTATCTGCGCGTGAGCGGCGATGGGGCGGCTGGACCCGAATATCCGGAATTCACCTCGATGAGCTGGATCGCGCATTTCGTCGAGGTCCGCGTCGAGCCGACCACCCGCCGCATCCGCATGCCGCGTTGCGTCAGCGTCGTCGATTGCGGTCGTGTCATCAGCCCGCGCACGGCGCGAAGTCAGGTTCATGGCGGGGTCGTGTGGGCCTTCAGCGCAGCCCTGCGGGAGGCGACCGAGATCGACCCCCGCTACGGAGGCTATCTCAACTGCGATCTCGCCGAATATCTGATCGCCGTCAACGCGGATATCGGTGAGATCGAGGTCGGCTTTGTTGACAAGCCGGACCCGATGGCCAATTCCGCGGGGCTCAAGAGCCTCGGGGAGGTCGTGATGGCCGGGGCATCGGCGGCAATCGCCAACGCCATCTTCCATGCCACCGGAAAGCGCCTGCGCTCGATGCCGTTCCGGATCGAGGACCTGCTGTAA